From one Tetragenococcus osmophilus genomic stretch:
- the secE gene encoding preprotein translocase subunit SecE encodes MKFLRSVKDEMKKVTWPTGKQLRKDTLVVIEMALIFTVIFYIMDTAIQTVFAWILQ; translated from the coding sequence ATGAAATTTTTACGCAGCGTAAAAGATGAAATGAAGAAGGTAACCTGGCCGACAGGAAAACAATTACGTAAAGATACACTTGTAGTCATTGAGATGGCTTTGATTTTCACTGTTATCTTTTATATTATGGATACAGCTATTCAAACAGTTTTTGCTTGGATATTACAATAA
- the ltrA gene encoding group II intron reverse transcriptase/maturase yields the protein MRFIEKITSHQNITQAIEQVKKNKGAPGVDEMTVDELDHYFYQHGHTLVQEIRSMTYRPKAVKRVYIPKSDGKQRPLGIPSVVDRVVQQATAQQLSRIFDVHFSETSYGFRPGRSAHQAIEKVLDYLNEGYEWLIDMDIEKYFDTVNHDQLISTLRERVKDRETLHLIRVFLKAGIMENGFVSPNETGVPQGGPLSPVLANIYLDKLDKELEARGLHFVRYADDTDIFVKSEMAANRVMKSITGWIERKLFLQINVTKTKVVRPTQSQFLGFTFWKNQKGWQCKPSKVSKTKLYDKTKEVLKRKHAVSRPLAVTFTKLNQIIRGWINYYRIGSMKTYLAKFGQWLRHKVRVIIIKQWKLPRRIYMNLQQLNRLFNCHFKKEDIYKVANSRLGWYRKCGMDVVNFTLSPKVLAIKKKDRPGLVDPLSYYLNKA from the coding sequence ATGAGATTCATTGAAAAGATTACGAGTCATCAAAATATCACGCAAGCCATCGAACAGGTCAAAAAGAATAAAGGGGCTCCGGGTGTTGATGAGATGACAGTCGATGAACTCGACCATTATTTCTATCAACATGGACATACCCTTGTTCAGGAGATTCGGTCGATGACCTACCGACCAAAGGCGGTTAAAAGAGTTTATATCCCTAAATCTGATGGGAAGCAAAGACCTTTAGGGATTCCAAGTGTGGTGGACCGTGTGGTGCAACAGGCAACTGCGCAACAATTAAGTCGCATCTTCGATGTCCACTTCAGCGAAACCAGTTATGGTTTCCGCCCGGGTCGAAGTGCTCATCAAGCGATTGAAAAAGTCCTTGATTACTTGAATGAAGGCTATGAATGGCTCATTGATATGGATATTGAGAAATATTTTGATACAGTTAATCATGATCAATTAATCTCGACCCTTAGAGAACGGGTCAAAGATAGAGAAACCCTTCATTTAATACGTGTTTTCTTAAAAGCAGGTATTATGGAGAATGGCTTCGTTAGCCCGAACGAAACCGGAGTTCCGCAAGGAGGTCCGTTAAGCCCAGTTTTAGCGAATATTTATCTGGATAAACTGGATAAAGAATTAGAAGCAAGGGGGCTGCATTTCGTTCGTTACGCGGATGATACGGATATTTTTGTCAAAAGCGAGATGGCAGCCAATCGAGTGATGAAATCTATTACTGGTTGGATTGAAAGAAAACTATTCTTGCAAATCAATGTCACAAAAACTAAGGTCGTACGACCGACACAAAGTCAATTTTTAGGATTTACCTTTTGGAAGAACCAAAAAGGTTGGCAGTGTAAACCGAGTAAAGTCAGTAAAACAAAACTCTATGACAAAACCAAAGAAGTTCTTAAAAGGAAACATGCCGTGTCGCGACCTTTAGCTGTGACATTTACAAAGCTGAACCAGATTATAAGAGGCTGGATCAATTACTACCGTATCGGCAGTATGAAAACCTATCTAGCGAAGTTTGGTCAATGGTTACGACATAAAGTCCGTGTCATTATTATAAAGCAATGGAAACTTCCGCGACGAATCTATATGAATTTACAACAATTGAATCGACTATTCAATTGTCATTTCAAGAAAGAAGACATTTATAAGGTCGCTAATTCTAGATTAGGTTGGTATAGGAAATGCGGGATGGACGTTGTCAACTTTACGTTAAGTCCGAAAGTTTTAGCCATAAAGAAAAAGGATCGACCTGGATTGGTTGATCCTTTATCCTACTATCTAAATAAAGCGTGA
- the nusG gene encoding transcription termination/antitermination protein NusG, producing MESFEKGWYVLHTYSGYENRVKINLETRRQSMQMEDYIFRVVVPEETEKEVKNGKEKEVVHKTFPGYVLVEMVMTDESWYIVRNTPGVTGFVGSHGAGSKPAPLLPEEINSILHSLGMSTRTVELKVENGETVKIIEGAFSGLEGQVAEIDEEKQKLKVNIDMFGRETSTELDFDQVDKID from the coding sequence ATGGAATCTTTTGAAAAAGGATGGTACGTATTGCATACGTATTCTGGTTATGAAAATAGAGTAAAAATTAACCTGGAAACACGTAGACAAAGTATGCAAATGGAAGATTATATCTTTCGCGTAGTTGTTCCTGAAGAAACAGAAAAAGAAGTAAAAAACGGGAAGGAAAAAGAAGTCGTTCATAAAACATTTCCTGGTTATGTCCTGGTAGAAATGGTAATGACAGATGAGTCTTGGTATATTGTAAGAAATACTCCTGGGGTTACAGGCTTTGTTGGATCTCACGGAGCGGGAAGTAAACCAGCACCATTACTTCCAGAAGAAATTAATTCAATTTTACATTCATTAGGCATGAGTACAAGAACCGTCGAATTAAAAGTTGAAAATGGCGAAACAGTCAAGATTATCGAAGGGGCTTTTTCTGGCTTAGAAGGACAAGTTGCAGAAATTGATGAAGAAAAACAAAAATTAAAAGTAAATATTGATATGTTTGGTCGGGAAACGAGTACAGAACTTGACTTTGACCAAGTCGATAAAATTGACTAA